Proteins encoded in a region of the Neodiprion virginianus isolate iyNeoVirg1 chromosome 2, iyNeoVirg1.1, whole genome shotgun sequence genome:
- the LOC124298682 gene encoding catalase isoform X1, whose amino-acid sequence MARDAAADQLNNYKENLKPWYSNESKIQTIFGQTKEKGGPPALLTGNGTPIANKNASLTVGERGPILIQDHVFLDEMSHFSRERIPERVVHAKGAGAFGYFEVTNNITQYTKAKMFSGVGKRTPLAVRFSTVGGESGSADTVRDPRGFAVKFYTEEGIWDLVGNNTPIFFVNDPLLFPSFIHTQKRNPTTHLKDADMFWDFISLRPETTHQTMFLFSDRGIPDGFRHMNGYGSHTFKLVNDRDEMVYVKFHFKTDQGIKNLDVDKAGQLSGSDPDYGLRDLYNAIANGENPSWSLYIQVMTPDQAETFRWNPFDVTKVWPQKEFPLIAVGKMVLDRNPVNYFAEVEQIGFDPAHMVPGIEPSPDKMLQGRLFAYGDTHRYRIGPNHLQLPVNCPYKVISAMNYQRDGAMSFHNQGGAPNYFPNSFSGPKECPAARTPSFHVSGDVARYNDDTDNFGQPALFWRNVLTKEERQRLVDNIVGHVKNASNFIIERAVKNFTQVDANFGKMLIEGLNKVGKLKGFSANL is encoded by the exons ATGGCGAGGGACGCGGCTGCCGATCAACTCAATAATTACAAGGAGAACCTCAAG CCATGGTATTCGAACGAGTCGAAGATACAAACAATTTTTGGACAGACGAAGGAGAAG GGTGGACCGCCAGCTTTGCTGACCGGAAACGGTACGCCAATTGCTAACAAAAATGCGTCGCTCACGGTCGGAGAAAGAGGCCCTATCCTCATACAGGACCACGTCTTCTTGGACGAGATGTCTCACTTCAGCAGAGAAAGAATCCCGGAACGTGTTGTCCATGCGAAGGGAGCTG GTGCATTTGGCTACTTCGAAGTGACTAATAATATCACCCAGTACACAAAGGCCAAGATGTTTTCTGGCGTTGGGAAAAGGACACCTCTCGCTGTCAGGTTTTCCACTGTCGGTGGAGAGAGTGGATCAGCGGATACAGTCAG GGATCCTCGTGGTTTTGCTGTGAAATTCTATACGGAAGAAGGTATTTGGGACCTGGTGGGAAACAACACTCCGATATTCTTCGTCAATGACCCTCTACTATTCCCGAGTTTCATTCACACGCAAAAACGAAACCCGACAACTCATCTCAAG GATGCTGATATGTTTTGGGATTTCATAAGTCTGCGCCCAGAGACAACGCATCAAACAATGTTTCTGTTCAGTGACCGAGGAATTCCCGATGGGTTCCGTCACATGAACGGATACGGTTCGCACACTTTCAAACTCGTAAACGACCGTGACGAGATGGTTTACGTTAAGTTCCACTTTAAG ACGGATCAAGGAATCAAAAATCTGGACGTGGACAAAGCCGGACAACTCAGTGGATCCGATCCTGATTATGGGCTCAGGGATCTCTACAACGCAATCGCGAATGGCGAGAATCCTTCCTGGTCATTATACATCCAAGTCATGACTCCAGACCAAGCCGAGACCTTCAGGTGGAATCCGTTCGACGTGACCAAG GTCTGGCCGCAGAAGGAATTCCCCCTGATAGCCGTGGGCAAAATGGTCCTAGATCGTAATCCGGTTAATTACTTCGCCGAAGTTGAGCAGATTGGGTTTGACCCTGCCCACATGGTGCCCGGGATTGAGCCTAGTCCCGACAAGATGTTGCAGGGACGTCTGTTTGCCTACGGTGACACTCACCGATACCGCATTGGTCCCAATCACCTACAGCTCCCTGTTAACTGCCCCTACAAG GTGATTTCGGCGATGAATTATCAGCGCGACGGTGCGATGAGTTTCCACAACCAAGGAGGAGCCCCGAATTATTTCCCAAACAGTTTCAGCGGTCCCAAGGAGTGTCCAGCCGCAAGAACGCCGTCGTTCCACGTCAGCGGCGACGTTGCAAGATACAACGACGATACTGACAATTTTGGGCAGCCAGCTCTCTTCTGGAGGAACGTTTTGACCAAAGAGGAAAGACAGAGACTCGTCGACAACATTGTAGGCCACGTAAAGAACGCCTCAAACTTCATTATCGAACGTGCCGTGAAGAACTTTACCCAG GTTGACGCCAATTTTGGAAAGATGCTGATAGAGGGACTGAATAAGGTTGGAAAACTGAAAGGATTCAGCGCCAACCTCTGA
- the LOC124298682 gene encoding catalase isoform X2, which yields MARDAAADQLNNYKENLKGGPPALLTGNGTPIANKNASLTVGERGPILIQDHVFLDEMSHFSRERIPERVVHAKGAGAFGYFEVTNNITQYTKAKMFSGVGKRTPLAVRFSTVGGESGSADTVRDPRGFAVKFYTEEGIWDLVGNNTPIFFVNDPLLFPSFIHTQKRNPTTHLKDADMFWDFISLRPETTHQTMFLFSDRGIPDGFRHMNGYGSHTFKLVNDRDEMVYVKFHFKTDQGIKNLDVDKAGQLSGSDPDYGLRDLYNAIANGENPSWSLYIQVMTPDQAETFRWNPFDVTKVWPQKEFPLIAVGKMVLDRNPVNYFAEVEQIGFDPAHMVPGIEPSPDKMLQGRLFAYGDTHRYRIGPNHLQLPVNCPYKVISAMNYQRDGAMSFHNQGGAPNYFPNSFSGPKECPAARTPSFHVSGDVARYNDDTDNFGQPALFWRNVLTKEERQRLVDNIVGHVKNASNFIIERAVKNFTQVDANFGKMLIEGLNKVGKLKGFSANL from the exons ATGGCGAGGGACGCGGCTGCCGATCAACTCAATAATTACAAGGAGAACCTCAAG GGTGGACCGCCAGCTTTGCTGACCGGAAACGGTACGCCAATTGCTAACAAAAATGCGTCGCTCACGGTCGGAGAAAGAGGCCCTATCCTCATACAGGACCACGTCTTCTTGGACGAGATGTCTCACTTCAGCAGAGAAAGAATCCCGGAACGTGTTGTCCATGCGAAGGGAGCTG GTGCATTTGGCTACTTCGAAGTGACTAATAATATCACCCAGTACACAAAGGCCAAGATGTTTTCTGGCGTTGGGAAAAGGACACCTCTCGCTGTCAGGTTTTCCACTGTCGGTGGAGAGAGTGGATCAGCGGATACAGTCAG GGATCCTCGTGGTTTTGCTGTGAAATTCTATACGGAAGAAGGTATTTGGGACCTGGTGGGAAACAACACTCCGATATTCTTCGTCAATGACCCTCTACTATTCCCGAGTTTCATTCACACGCAAAAACGAAACCCGACAACTCATCTCAAG GATGCTGATATGTTTTGGGATTTCATAAGTCTGCGCCCAGAGACAACGCATCAAACAATGTTTCTGTTCAGTGACCGAGGAATTCCCGATGGGTTCCGTCACATGAACGGATACGGTTCGCACACTTTCAAACTCGTAAACGACCGTGACGAGATGGTTTACGTTAAGTTCCACTTTAAG ACGGATCAAGGAATCAAAAATCTGGACGTGGACAAAGCCGGACAACTCAGTGGATCCGATCCTGATTATGGGCTCAGGGATCTCTACAACGCAATCGCGAATGGCGAGAATCCTTCCTGGTCATTATACATCCAAGTCATGACTCCAGACCAAGCCGAGACCTTCAGGTGGAATCCGTTCGACGTGACCAAG GTCTGGCCGCAGAAGGAATTCCCCCTGATAGCCGTGGGCAAAATGGTCCTAGATCGTAATCCGGTTAATTACTTCGCCGAAGTTGAGCAGATTGGGTTTGACCCTGCCCACATGGTGCCCGGGATTGAGCCTAGTCCCGACAAGATGTTGCAGGGACGTCTGTTTGCCTACGGTGACACTCACCGATACCGCATTGGTCCCAATCACCTACAGCTCCCTGTTAACTGCCCCTACAAG GTGATTTCGGCGATGAATTATCAGCGCGACGGTGCGATGAGTTTCCACAACCAAGGAGGAGCCCCGAATTATTTCCCAAACAGTTTCAGCGGTCCCAAGGAGTGTCCAGCCGCAAGAACGCCGTCGTTCCACGTCAGCGGCGACGTTGCAAGATACAACGACGATACTGACAATTTTGGGCAGCCAGCTCTCTTCTGGAGGAACGTTTTGACCAAAGAGGAAAGACAGAGACTCGTCGACAACATTGTAGGCCACGTAAAGAACGCCTCAAACTTCATTATCGAACGTGCCGTGAAGAACTTTACCCAG GTTGACGCCAATTTTGGAAAGATGCTGATAGAGGGACTGAATAAGGTTGGAAAACTGAAAGGATTCAGCGCCAACCTCTGA